CCCAGATGGGTGCTTTAGAGGCTGCTCTtcaggaggaggccaacTTGGTGTCTTCCGTGGTCCCCTCTCCCCGTCAGTCATCTTCTAATCTGACGGGAATGGGTTCCATTTCGCGGTCCGATCTGCGTCTTGGCGGCGGCGAAATGGCCCCTCTTCCTTATTTCAATGAGATGGGTTCGGGTCTCAAGAGACTCATTGCCCGGATGCTCATGCACGACCCTCGAGACCGGCCCTACATGCCCGAGATCATTTCAAGCACGTCTGTGCGAAACATTGGCATGTGTTTCCCGGTGGACAACATGGAGGATTACGCGCCGGATCAGTACGTCAAGGGCTCGCTCGCAGAGCTGTATGGATACGATTTGGCCATCAAGCGGGTCACGAGCGCCGACCAGacgctcaagaaggaggaaaagtTTGTCCGCAACCATAATCATGAGCCTCTCAGCGCTCCTCCCAGTACCTTTGGTATTGGCACTTTCCGGGACCCTTACTAGGACCCGATTCTAGCATACGGCAACTCCTCCCTAGCACTATAGGTtttgtatttatttatagACATTCAGGATTACACAATGGTATCGTAGAGGGATGGTGACAATGGCATCTTTGCAGTAGCCTGGTACATGCAATAGCTCATGatgcaagtacaagtacaggtatAATACATGTCTAAGATTTATCATAAGATCGACAGGGGATTAATGGAATCCGAGCTGTTGGTACCTAATGAAAATACGAGTAGGATAGACGGGTTATTGTATGACGTTGAATATACATGGCAATGGAGAGTGACCTTGCGAGTGCTCTGATACGACTCTGTAGTGTAGTATCAAAGTATTTTCTGATCAAGAGGCTCTGGGTCTTCTTGAATCACCCCTTGTATTGTCATGTCTTTTTCTAGCGGcatctacgagtacagcTTGGCCAGTACTATCCACCACCATGCGTTGAAGAGTCCTAAGAGTCTTGCCGTACCTACTTCAAATGTTCATGTCGAAATACCGCCAAAAGACGCTCTCAGTGCTTTCTAAAGATCCCCAAGTCCTTGCGCTTCAGGATGCTGTCGAAAGGGTTCGAGCGCCGTATATCCATTCAATCATAAATACTActgttcttctccatcatgaGCATGTGCAGCCAGCACCTgagcctcagcctccttttcAATAGCCTCCTTCACGTGTGCAGGAatgggagcagcagcaatagTGGCTCCATTCTCTCCGGGCTCCTGCTTGATGAGATCCGGGTTAATTTGGGGAGACGAAGGGTTGGAGGACATCTGGCGCTCTCGGGCAATGCGGGCCTCAATCTCCCGCAGCTCTTGTTCCCGAgccaacagctccagcttcttttCATTGATTTCCTTCTGCACCCGCAACTCAATCTCCCGTagcttctcttcctcccgtgccagctgctcctccttgagcatgtAGCTCTGGTTGGCGAGCTCCTCAGGGTTGAGCGAGTCGTCGTGTGCACCCGAGGGGTTGGGGCCCGAGTAGCCCTTTGACAGCCGTTCGGTTCGGTAGTTTTCGTATAGAAAGTCGTGTGTCAGCAGCTTGAGGTCCTGCAGGTGTGAGCCCAGCAGTGCGGACTTGAGAGCGACAAAGTCGCTGTGTTCGGGgttctcaatctccacgTTACCCCAAGGGTATGCTCGCACGGGGATGTCTTCCCCGTTAGGGCCCTTGGCGTAGGCGTTGCCAGACACAATGGCGAATGGCAGCAGCTTGCGCAGGTAGGTGTTTTCCTCTATGGtttcctcgtcgtcgtcttcggGATCAAAGGGGAAGTTGTAGATGGGAATCTGGTGGTGGTCCACGTCGTCCATGATGAGGCGTTTGTTGAGGGCGACCTCTGCGGGGGTGAGGGCGTCTGATCGGCCAATCACGGGGATGATGTTGACTCGCTTGGACAGTCGCTTCATGAGCTCCACGTCGAGCTCTCGGAGTCCGTGGCCTGTGGCTTCGATAAAGTAGAGCAGCACGTGGACTCTGTTATCCTTGAACCGGGGGTTTCGTCGGATTCGCGACTCTTCGGACAGAATGTCGTCGTACTGGTGCTCCAGGTACTTGAGAATGGCGTCAAAACACTCGtcattgttgatgttgtctCCAAATCCGGGGGTGTCAACAATGGTGAGGGTCACTCGGGTGCCGTCTTCCTCGTCCAGATCGACGGTTCGGGGCTGGACCTCGATTCCGGGATCAAGATGGGCGTGCTCGGGAGTATACTCTTGTGGGGAAAGCACTTCCACTCCGCACAGCGAGTTAATGAAGGTGGTTCTTCCGGTGCCCGAAGcacccaccaccatgatggagaaggaaatgcccttcttgacgtTTTTCTTTCGTCGCAGCTGTGTTAGAGGCGTCTGTTCACCGTCCAATTCCGTCTTTCCACACTCACAATAGCCGAAGAACTCATGATTCTGTGCAGGTTTTTCGATATGTCGTGTCTGGTAGAAAAGGGGCTACTCAAGGTACCGGTGTACGAGTCTACATAACAGCGCTGTTGGCGCAGACCATTAGGGTTAGGGCCCGAGTCTCGCCAGACGCAGAGATGTCAACTTTTCGCGTGTTTTTTGGTCTCAAACGCCGCCGTGGACGCCAAGCGACGCGTTTCGTTTCTATTGGCTAATGTCGTTTGTCGGTTGGCcgtttgtttgtgtcaAAATCAGCCACCTTTCGTCTCCTCAGCTACTCTTCTCGCTATAAACCCTCGTGACACGTAGACTCCAAAAAGTTGTCAATGTTGAttttggttttggtggGAGGTGCACTGGTGCTGTCAGAATATACAACGAGTATcgtacgtacttgtacgagaaCATGTTGACAAGCGGCTGATTTGGACTGCACCGGAACCGATAGGTCGGTAGAGTGCTAACTGTCATAAAAGGGCCCTATTGCTCGTGCTGAAACCTCTTGTATTATGTAATCGCTCCGAATTGCTCTTTCTCTGAAGCGCTCTGTCTCCGAATCCGAATCCTGTCTCCCAATCGCTTCCTGTCTCCCAATCGCCCTTGTCTCTGATTCTCCCCTGTTGTTTCAGGATATTCTGAAACAGCTACTGCGGAGTTGGTAAGGAACACGAGCGAGTGTCTGACTGGGTGTCGGACTGTGTCTGACGGACTGggtgtctgtctgtctgtctgatTCTCTCCCTGTCTGTCTGATTCTCTCCCTGTCTGTCTGATtctctctctgtctgtTATCTGTCTGTCTGCCTATCTGACTGTCTGTCTATCTGACTATCGTTTGATATATATTATTTAAAATAGGGGCCAGGGTAAGGACAGGAACCTCGTCCAACGATAGGGTCGTAGATAACGAGTCTCAACTGTTCTATGAATGCCAGGGGAAAAATATGGGCCTGTCTTGAGTTCTTTGGATAATTTGGGTCAGTATCGCGTATACAACACTTGTATATTTGTGATGGCCTGTTAAGTAGATGGACTAGATGAACTAAGAAAAAGTGGAGGAGATTACAGCGAGTTACTGAAGTGGGGAACGAATGCGAGCGCAACATGTAGCACAGAGACCTTCTGCGAGGGAGGAGGATGCTCTGTCACTGTTGCTTGGATATGGATACAACTACTGACTATCCAACTATTGTacttcctcctccgtgGAGTTTATATCAACTTTTCAACAACCACCTTGAAGCTGAAATGCACACAGCTTGTCGGTTTCTATATGCAGTTTTCAACCATTTCGGTGCTGTGAGTACTTCCAGGAGTCCTTTGAATAACGTGAATCGTTGTATACCTCTCAGTCAGACGTCTCCGACCGATATCTCCTCCATGGTGGTCCATAATGACACCACCTGAACCGCTGAGACGAGTCAGGGTCCGTGTCTTCTATTTTCTACCATGGTTGTAGCcatttctctctcttcctcaGGTCTCTGATACCGGCTGGTGATATTACCACTTCATGTATCGACTGTTGCATCTTAATAAGCCCCGTTCTTTCTATTTATGTCACCTTGAAAGCCCAACAGATCGCGTCAATGTCTTATCAGATGAACACAATAACTGCATCGGATATCAATCCTCCTGTTGGTCCGTCAAGCTGCTCATGGATCTAATAACTTTTCGGTCCATGTTCAATCAGTGTCGGTTGTGTCGACTTGATCAGATTCTGGTTGTTTTCTGGTTGTGATTCCGCTCTTCATATCGCCGTCGGAAACATTGTGAGTGGTTACACAGGTGAATTCCCCAATTGGCAACGGCTGGTCGCAGGTGCACACTAGTGtcagtacttgtagtcatTCCATATATGGTCCAACGTTTACTTCTTCGTTTTTTACCCTACAGTGTTCATATCTCCTCCTGTTGCACGTAAATCATATCTCATTATAAATACTTGTCGCCTCGCTTACTTGGAGGTGTCCAGAACGTATCGGCCGGCAAtcttgccctcctccatAAGCTTGTAGACCTTTTCCAGCTCGGACAGAccgatgatgatgatgggcGACTTGACGAGACCTCGGGAGAAGAACTCAATGGCCTCCTGGGAGTCGGCTCGGTTTCCAACGTAAGAGCCCTTGATCTGGATAGATCGAGCCACCTGCTGGAAGATGGGAGACTTGCAGACGGCGCCGGCGGGCAGACCGACCAAAACAACGGTTCCCAGGGTTCGCACGTACTCAATGGACTGGTTGACTGCAAACTCGGAGACAGACACATTGATGACGGCGTGGGGTCCgcccttggtggcctcctGGACGTCCTTGACGAggtccttggtcttggcaAAGTCGATGAAAACCTCGGCACCAAGGTCCTTGcacatcttctccttgtcggcgCCAGTGTCAATGGCCAGCACTCGGTAGCccatggccttggcgtACTGGACAGCAAGTGTTCcgagtcctcctccagcaccagtaACGGCAACCCACTGGCCAGCGAGGATGGCGGCagtcttgagagccttgtAGACGGTGATTCCGGCGCACAGAATGGGGGCAATCTCGGCGAGATCGCAGTTCTTGGGAATGTGCGCGGCCTGCACGGCGTTGGCGGTGGCGTACTGCTGGAAAGAGCCGTCGTGGGTGTATCCAGACATGGTGGCGTTGGGACAGTTGGGCTCGGCGGCCACCTGGCAGAACTCGCAGGTGTAGCAGGCCTTGTTGATCCACTTGATGCCGGCATAGTCGCCAATCTCAAACGTGTCAACGTTCTTACCCTTGGCAACAACCACTCCGGCACCCTCGTGGCCTCCGACCAGAGGAAGCTTGGTGTCCAGAGGCCAGTCGCCCTTCCAGGCGTGCAGATCCGTGTGGCAGACTCCGGAGAACTTGACGTTgaccagaatctcgtcgtcggcagGCACAGGCACGGGGATGTCCTTGTACATGAGAGGACCGCCGGAGGTCTCGAAGATGACACCCTTCTGGGTCTTGGGGATGACGGGAGCAGACATTGTGA
This genomic interval from Yarrowia lipolytica chromosome 1E, complete sequence contains the following:
- a CDS encoding uncharacterized protein (Compare to YALI0E17765g, similar to uniprot|Q9C1M3 Emericella nidulans Septin); translated protein: MSSSAILRRKKNVKKGISFSIMVVGASGTGRTTFINSLCGVEVLSPQEYTPEHAHLDPGIEVQPRTVDLDEEDGTRVTLTIVDTPGFGDNINNDECFDAILKYLEHQYDDILSEESRIRRNPRFKDNRVHVLLYFIEATGHGLRELDVELMKRLSKRVNIIPVIGRSDALTPAEVALNKRLIMDDVDHHQIPIYNFPFDPEDDDEETIEENTYLRKLLPFAIVSGNAYAKGPNGEDIPVRAYPWGNVEIENPEHSDFVALKSALLGSHLQDLKLLTHDFLYENYRTERLSKGYSGPNPSGAHDDSLNPEELANQSYMLKEEQLAREEEKLREIELRVQKEINEKKLELLAREQELREIEARIARERQMSSNPSSPQINPDLIKQEPGENGATIAAAPIPAHVKEAIEKEAEAQVLAAHAHDGEEQ
- a CDS encoding uncharacterized protein (Compare to YALI0E17787g, uniprot|Q9UW07 Yarrowia lipolytica Alcohol dehydrogenase 2), translating into MSAPVIPKTQKGVIFETSGGPLMYKDIPVPVPADDEILVNVKFSGVCHTDLHAWKGDWPLDTKLPLVGGHEGAGVVVAKGKNVDTFEIGDYAGIKWINKACYTCEFCQVAAEPNCPNATMSGYTHDGSFQQYATANAVQAAHIPKNCDLAEIAPILCAGITVYKALKTAAILAGQWVAVTGAGGGLGTLAVQYAKAMGYRVLAIDTGADKEKMCKDLGAEVFIDFAKTKDLVKDVQEATKGGPHAVINVSVSEFAVNQSIEYVRTLGTVVLVGLPAGAVCKSPIFQQVARSIQIKGSYVGNRADSQEAIEFFSRGLVKSPIIIIGLSELEKVYKLMEEGKIAGRYVLDTSK